CACGTTGAACCCGTCGATCTGCTTCGGCGCCTCGCCGTCCGCCGTACCGGCCGCGAAGCCGTAGCGGTTGCCGTTGCCCTTGTCCCAGGCCACCAGGTCGTCGCGGAGCTTCTTGTACGAGCGTCCGTACGCGAGTTGCGCGCCCGCCCCGGATCCGCTGAGCGTGGTGGTGAACACCGTGTTGCGGGGCGCCTTGTACTCGCCGTCCTTGTTGTTGCCGAGCGAACCGGTCCAGTAGACGGTGTCGCCGATCCGGGTCGCCCCCTCGATGTCCACCTCCTTGCTCACCCCGAGCTGTGAGCTGAAGTCCCAGGTCCTCAGCGGCGCGGCGGACCGGGAACGGTCGTACAGCCGCAGCACGTTCGACTCGTCGTCCGCGACCACGGTGTAGCCGCCGCCGACGTCCACGGCGGCCGAGGAGTCCGAGGCGCCGACGAGGTAGCGCGCGTCGGCGGGGTTCGCCACGGCGGCCGACGCCGCGTACGACAGGGTCTTGGTGGCGCTCTTGCCGCCCAGCCCACTCACCTTGACGGTGAGGTTGGTGTAGCCGCGGCCCCGTGCGGTCACGGCCAGTTGCCGGACCGCGCCCGCGCCGGTGACGGTGACGTCCCCGGTCCCGGCGACCGAGGCCTTGCTGGAGGCCGTCGCGCTGACGACCAGCGCGGACGCGTCCGCGCCGCTCTGTCCCACGGTCACGTCCACGACGGGATCCCCGACCCCGCCGACGGCCCCCGACAGGTAGGAGGCGGAGAACGTGATGGTCGGTGTGCCGTAACCGGTCGCCAGGGCCGGTGAGTTCACCCCGGCGAGCGTCAGCGCGGCGAGGGCGGCGACACCCAGCCGCCGCGTCGCCCGCTGCCTGTTCCCCGGCGTCGTCCGTCGCGTCGTCCGCTTCATCGGTGTCCCCCACGAGTTCATCGGTGTCCCCCACACGGTCATCGGTGTCGCCCACGCGGTCATCGGCGGCGCCACACGTTCATCGGTGTCCCCCACGCGGTCATCGGCGG
This region of Streptomyces sp. NBC_00513 genomic DNA includes:
- a CDS encoding DUF3616 domain-containing protein — encoded protein: MKRTTRRTTPGNRQRATRRLGVAALAALTLAGVNSPALATGYGTPTITFSASYLSGAVGGVGDPVVDVTVGQSGADASALVVSATASSKASVAGTGDVTVTGAGAVRQLAVTARGRGYTNLTVKVSGLGGKSATKTLSYAASAAVANPADARYLVGASDSSAAVDVGGGYTVVADDESNVLRLYDRSRSAAPLRTWDFSSQLGVSKEVDIEGATRIGDTVYWTGSLGNNKDGEYKAPRNTVFTTTLSGSGAGAQLAYGRSYKKLRDDLVAWDKGNGNRYGFAAGTADGEAPKQIDGFNVEGLEFAPGSTTTAYLGFRAPLAPAVPGGKALVVPVSNFDKVLSTGAKATFGAGIELDLGGLAIRDIRKNAANQYLILAGSWAADDNSDPYALYQWDGVAGHAPVKRADLPTTDPGGWEAIVEVPDLSVAGARVQLITDSGSADLYGDGTEAKDLTHAEWKKARAAWFTLN